One Cucumis sativus cultivar 9930 chromosome 1, Cucumber_9930_V3, whole genome shotgun sequence DNA segment encodes these proteins:
- the LOC101204842 gene encoding transmembrane 9 superfamily member 5 isoform X1 encodes MSMSLLQFIAILMLFDSLCFSSRLSTASPLNHQYNVGDPVPLFVNKVGPLTNPSETYQYYELPFCRPDPVVPKKATLGEVLNGDRLNGALHVIKFREEKRWETLCEKKLKGAEVSLFRDAVRDDFYFQLYCDDLPVWGFVGKIDEQSWSLDKQGPKYYLFTHIQFDVSFNENQIVEVSAFSDPNHVVDITNDVELNVKFTYSIVWNETSALYGDRMNKYSRASLLPISQRIHWFSFLNSIAIIVLLMGLLTLLFMRRLKNDLRKCSGGDEEDEKEVVWKYLHGDVFRCPQNLPLFSAVLGVGTQLLTMFCCLFLLAFLGILYPYNRGSLFTSIVLIYSLTSVVSGYISASFHCQFAEIGWERSVILSGILYLGPSFVIISILNIVAISNGTTAALPIGTIIVILLIYFFISLPLLVFGGIIGHRFRSEFQAPCATKRNPREIPPLAWFRKLPCQMFISGLLSFSAVVLELHHLYASMWGFKIFTLPSILFITFIILVILTAILSVGLTYIQLSVEDHQWWWRSVFSGGSTAIFMFGYCIYFYARSNMNGFLQLCFFVGYNACICYAFFLMLGVISFRVSLIFVRRIYDAVKSE; translated from the exons ATGTCTATGTCTCTCCTTCAATTCATTGCCATTTTGATGCTTTTCGATTCCCTCTGCTTCTCATCTCGTCTCTCTACTGCTTCGCCGCTCAATCACCAGTATAATGTCGGAGATCCCGTTCCGTTATTCGTCAACAAGGTCGGACCTTTGACCAACCCCAG TGAGACATACCAATACTATGAATTACCGTTCTGCCGTCCAG ATCCAGTAGTCCCAAAGAAAGCAACCTTGGGGGAGGTTTTAAATGGGGATCGGCTGAATGGTGCCTTGCATGTGATAAAATTTAGGGAAGAGAAACGATGGGAAACTCTATGTGAAAAGAAGCTAAAAGGTGCTGAAGTTTCATTGTTCAGGGATGCTGTCAGGGATGATTTTTACTTCCAACTGTATTGTGATGATCTTCCAGTGTGGGGTTTTGTTGGCAAAATTGATGAACAGAGTTGGTCCCTAGACAAGCAGGGTCCAAAATATTATCTCTTCACACATATTCAGTTTGACGTTTCCTTTAATGAGAACCAAATTGTTGAAGTTAGTGCATTTAGTGATCCAAATCATGTTGTTGATATAACAAATGATGTTGAACTCAATGTCAAGTTCACTTATTCTATTGTTTGGAATGAAACTTCGGCTCTGTATGGAGATAGAATGAATAAGTATTCGAGGGCTTCACTACTGCCTATCAGTCAGAGAATTCACTGGTTTTCATTCCTTAATTCAATTGCTATTATTGTGCTGTTGATGGGATTGCTTACTTTGCTTTTTATGCGACGTCTCAAGAATGATTTGAGGAA GTGTTCTGGTGGTGATGAAGAGGATGAAAAAGAGGTTGTTTGGAAGTATCTTCATGGAGATGTATTTAGATGTCCTCAAAATTTACCCCTCTTTAGTGCCGTTTTGGGTGTCGGTACACAGCTTCTGACTAT GTTTTGCTGTTTGTTTCTTCTTGCGTTTCTGGGGATCCTTTACCCATACAATCGAGGATCACTATTCACTTCCATTGTTTTGATCTATTCTCTTACATCTGTGGTTTCTGGGTATATATCTGCTTCTTTCCACTGCCAGTTTGCCGAGATTGGATGG GAGAGAAGTGTTATTTTATCTGGGATTCTGTATTTGGGACCATCATTCGTCATAATTTCTATCCTAAATATTGTTGCTATATCTAATGGAACTACTGCAGCATTGCCTATTGGCACCATCATAGTCATTCTgctcatatatttttttatcagcCTCCCATTGCTTGTATTTGGTGGTATAATAGGACACCGCTTTAGATCCGAGTTTCAAGCGCCTTGCGCCACCAAGCGAAACCCACGAGAGATTCCTCCTCTGGCCTGGTTCAGAAAACTTCCATGTCAAATGTTCATTAGTGGTCTGCTGTCATTCAGTGCAGTTGTTCTTGAATTACATCACTTATATGCAAGCATGTGgggattcaaaattttcactctTCCTAGCATTTTATTCATCACATTCATCATCCTAGTCATACTCACTGCAATCTTAAGCGTCGGTTTAACTTACATTCAGCTATCAGTTGAAGATCATCAATGGTGGTGGAG ATCTGTGTTCTCCGGTGGTTCAACTGCCATCTTTATGTTTGGATATTGCATATACTTCTACGCCAGATCAAATATGAATGGTTTCTTGCAGCTATGCTTCTTCGTAGGGTATAATGCTTGTATATGCTACGCATTCTTCCTGATGCTAGGAGTTATAAGTTTTCGTGTTTCCTTGATCTTTGTTCGTCGTATTTACGACGCAGTCAAAAGTGAATGA
- the LOC101204842 gene encoding transmembrane 9 superfamily member 5 isoform X2, with translation MNYRSAVQLADPVVPKKATLGEVLNGDRLNGALHVIKFREEKRWETLCEKKLKGAEVSLFRDAVRDDFYFQLYCDDLPVWGFVGKIDEQSWSLDKQGPKYYLFTHIQFDVSFNENQIVEVSAFSDPNHVVDITNDVELNVKFTYSIVWNETSALYGDRMNKYSRASLLPISQRIHWFSFLNSIAIIVLLMGLLTLLFMRRLKNDLRKCSGGDEEDEKEVVWKYLHGDVFRCPQNLPLFSAVLGVGTQLLTMFCCLFLLAFLGILYPYNRGSLFTSIVLIYSLTSVVSGYISASFHCQFAEIGWERSVILSGILYLGPSFVIISILNIVAISNGTTAALPIGTIIVILLIYFFISLPLLVFGGIIGHRFRSEFQAPCATKRNPREIPPLAWFRKLPCQMFISGLLSFSAVVLELHHLYASMWGFKIFTLPSILFITFIILVILTAILSVGLTYIQLSVEDHQWWWRSVFSGGSTAIFMFGYCIYFYARSNMNGFLQLCFFVGYNACICYAFFLMLGVISFRVSLIFVRRIYDAVKSE, from the exons ATGAATTACCGTTCTGCCGTCCAG CTTGCAGATCCAGTAGTCCCAAAGAAAGCAACCTTGGGGGAGGTTTTAAATGGGGATCGGCTGAATGGTGCCTTGCATGTGATAAAATTTAGGGAAGAGAAACGATGGGAAACTCTATGTGAAAAGAAGCTAAAAGGTGCTGAAGTTTCATTGTTCAGGGATGCTGTCAGGGATGATTTTTACTTCCAACTGTATTGTGATGATCTTCCAGTGTGGGGTTTTGTTGGCAAAATTGATGAACAGAGTTGGTCCCTAGACAAGCAGGGTCCAAAATATTATCTCTTCACACATATTCAGTTTGACGTTTCCTTTAATGAGAACCAAATTGTTGAAGTTAGTGCATTTAGTGATCCAAATCATGTTGTTGATATAACAAATGATGTTGAACTCAATGTCAAGTTCACTTATTCTATTGTTTGGAATGAAACTTCGGCTCTGTATGGAGATAGAATGAATAAGTATTCGAGGGCTTCACTACTGCCTATCAGTCAGAGAATTCACTGGTTTTCATTCCTTAATTCAATTGCTATTATTGTGCTGTTGATGGGATTGCTTACTTTGCTTTTTATGCGACGTCTCAAGAATGATTTGAGGAA GTGTTCTGGTGGTGATGAAGAGGATGAAAAAGAGGTTGTTTGGAAGTATCTTCATGGAGATGTATTTAGATGTCCTCAAAATTTACCCCTCTTTAGTGCCGTTTTGGGTGTCGGTACACAGCTTCTGACTAT GTTTTGCTGTTTGTTTCTTCTTGCGTTTCTGGGGATCCTTTACCCATACAATCGAGGATCACTATTCACTTCCATTGTTTTGATCTATTCTCTTACATCTGTGGTTTCTGGGTATATATCTGCTTCTTTCCACTGCCAGTTTGCCGAGATTGGATGG GAGAGAAGTGTTATTTTATCTGGGATTCTGTATTTGGGACCATCATTCGTCATAATTTCTATCCTAAATATTGTTGCTATATCTAATGGAACTACTGCAGCATTGCCTATTGGCACCATCATAGTCATTCTgctcatatatttttttatcagcCTCCCATTGCTTGTATTTGGTGGTATAATAGGACACCGCTTTAGATCCGAGTTTCAAGCGCCTTGCGCCACCAAGCGAAACCCACGAGAGATTCCTCCTCTGGCCTGGTTCAGAAAACTTCCATGTCAAATGTTCATTAGTGGTCTGCTGTCATTCAGTGCAGTTGTTCTTGAATTACATCACTTATATGCAAGCATGTGgggattcaaaattttcactctTCCTAGCATTTTATTCATCACATTCATCATCCTAGTCATACTCACTGCAATCTTAAGCGTCGGTTTAACTTACATTCAGCTATCAGTTGAAGATCATCAATGGTGGTGGAG ATCTGTGTTCTCCGGTGGTTCAACTGCCATCTTTATGTTTGGATATTGCATATACTTCTACGCCAGATCAAATATGAATGGTTTCTTGCAGCTATGCTTCTTCGTAGGGTATAATGCTTGTATATGCTACGCATTCTTCCTGATGCTAGGAGTTATAAGTTTTCGTGTTTCCTTGATCTTTGTTCGTCGTATTTACGACGCAGTCAAAAGTGAATGA